The following are from one region of the Segatella oris genome:
- a CDS encoding DUF5115 domain-containing protein — protein sequence MKKLSLYITLALAGLFMGACSDDYTDWTSPQSNAQEDAITFPDFKATAVKAFDLNNPGAQVKTFALNEAALPEGYKLANARIELTADGVANAKTTTVSTTLAGLADSATIQKVVSEAFGLRPIPRTLNAHVFVNAIKNGQAAYIDAGTVKVVATPKAPKIEIEYYLTGNINSWNNNDKTYAVKNSGADVYTDPVFNITLTAAQVAGQSKVEFKLTPKSKIGTNDWSECISAAKEDGKLATNNAGGNFSFDVVPGANSYKLSFNLLDQTWTCTALR from the coding sequence ATGAAAAAGTTATCATTATATATCACACTCGCACTTGCAGGCCTCTTCATGGGGGCTTGCAGTGACGACTACACGGATTGGACAAGTCCTCAGTCGAATGCACAGGAAGACGCCATCACCTTTCCCGACTTCAAAGCAACAGCCGTAAAAGCCTTTGACTTGAATAATCCCGGTGCTCAGGTAAAGACCTTTGCACTCAACGAAGCTGCCCTTCCGGAGGGTTATAAGCTTGCCAATGCACGCATAGAACTAACGGCCGACGGCGTAGCCAATGCCAAAACTACAACTGTAAGCACTACCCTTGCAGGTTTGGCTGACAGTGCTACGATACAGAAAGTGGTTTCTGAAGCGTTCGGACTCCGCCCCATTCCCCGCACACTTAATGCACATGTATTTGTCAACGCCATTAAAAACGGACAAGCAGCTTATATCGATGCAGGCACCGTTAAGGTTGTTGCAACACCTAAAGCGCCGAAGATTGAAATAGAATATTATCTGACCGGCAACATTAACAGCTGGAATAATAACGACAAAACGTATGCAGTGAAGAACAGTGGTGCCGATGTTTACACCGATCCTGTATTCAATATCACGCTCACAGCAGCGCAGGTTGCAGGCCAAAGCAAGGTGGAATTCAAACTCACCCCAAAGTCAAAGATTGGCACAAACGACTGGTCAGAGTGTATCTCTGCAGCCAAGGAAGATGGCAAACTCGCTACCAATAATGCCGGTGGCAACTTCAGTTTCGATGTCGTTCCTGGCGCAAATAGCTACAAACTCAGCTTCAATCTACTCGATCAGACATGGACTTGCACGGCTTTACGCTGA
- a CDS encoding SusC/RagA family TonB-linked outer membrane protein, giving the protein MMKQVKFKLPLRSLAIAGGLFLSATAFAQSGSVRGQVKDASGEPIIGATIMANGKPVGVTDLDGNYVVNVPQGTEITITYVGMTPKKVKATDNLSTTLEDDNKTLNEVVVIGYGAVKKSDLTGSVSQIQPDSKNKGLVVNAQDMMQGKIAGVNVTTGGGVPGSGASIRIRGGSSLNASNDPLIVIDGVAMDNNGVQGLSNPLSMVNPQDIESFNVLKDASATAIYGSRGSNGVIIITTKRGHANQPVKVSYAGSVTMSMKKKTLDVMTGDEYREFIKKTYAGNQREALALSLLGKANTDWQKEIYRTAWSHDHNVTVSGSQSLGNPKEYLPWRVSAGYTNQQGIVKTSKFERFTAALNLNPHLLNDHLTLNMNAKGMVAKNRYADGDAIGAATRMDPTQPVYDTTSADKDNFGGYFAWRGPGASLNDPTYPFNKNSLAPNNPVADLMLKNDRATSRDFIGNADVDYQVHGFEDLRLHATAGADIAEGKQTTDVDRTSPLAFYFGSTGFKKSLKRNLLLNAYAQYYHDFKDKYQNHFDIMAGYEWQHFWRKETSRYLSYYPKTNSVHPGELNSDSGQDYNGDGKKEDYKYMTENYLVSFFGRANWNWMQRYYLTATVRADGASRFKKHWATFPSFAFAWRVKDENKFKEIKWLSDLKLRLGWGMTGQQEGIGDYTYFDIYQINTGTNNYYPLTGDGSMVRPDAVNKDLTWETTTTYNVGLDWGILDQRLTGSIDWYFRKTTDLLNTVYVPAGSNFRNQVSSNIGSLTNTGIEATLSWTILNQQNSKDWFWKVDYNFTYNKNKITKLTGGSSDYYVSPGGMGISAGTGLNVGAHKVGYPANSFLVYQQVYDQNGKPIEGAVVDRNGDGQITDADRYIYKQAAPPVTMGLSSRLEYKNWDFGFSFRANIGNYVYNDKYADRSNMNPAEIVAPSNYLSNRPRALLSDNWQTYDERALLSDRWIQNASFLKLDNVTLGYSFSKLFNTSISGRIYGTASNLLTITKYDGIDPEVTNFVDGKWVMGIDNNVYPRPMSFILGVNLNF; this is encoded by the coding sequence ATGATGAAGCAGGTAAAATTCAAATTGCCTCTGAGGAGTCTGGCCATTGCCGGTGGTCTGTTCCTTTCTGCAACGGCCTTTGCACAGTCAGGTTCTGTCAGAGGTCAGGTCAAGGATGCTTCCGGAGAGCCTATTATCGGTGCCACGATTATGGCAAACGGTAAACCCGTGGGCGTAACCGACCTTGATGGAAACTACGTTGTGAATGTACCTCAGGGCACAGAAATTACGATTACCTATGTCGGTATGACCCCAAAGAAGGTTAAGGCAACCGACAATCTCTCTACAACTCTCGAAGATGATAACAAAACACTCAATGAAGTTGTTGTTATCGGATATGGTGCCGTGAAGAAATCAGACCTTACTGGTTCGGTAAGTCAAATTCAACCGGACAGCAAGAACAAAGGTCTTGTTGTCAATGCACAGGATATGATGCAAGGCAAGATAGCCGGTGTGAACGTCACAACCGGTGGTGGTGTACCGGGTAGTGGTGCCAGTATCCGTATCCGTGGCGGTTCTTCGCTGAATGCGTCCAACGATCCGTTGATTGTGATTGACGGTGTTGCAATGGACAACAACGGTGTACAGGGACTGTCAAATCCTCTCTCTATGGTCAACCCTCAGGACATTGAAAGCTTCAATGTGCTGAAAGATGCTTCGGCAACTGCTATCTATGGTTCGCGAGGTTCCAATGGTGTTATCATCATTACGACCAAACGAGGACATGCCAACCAGCCTGTTAAGGTGTCGTATGCCGGTAGTGTGACGATGAGCATGAAGAAAAAGACACTCGATGTGATGACCGGTGACGAGTATCGTGAGTTCATCAAGAAGACCTATGCAGGCAACCAGCGTGAAGCTTTGGCGCTTTCGCTTCTTGGAAAAGCCAATACCGACTGGCAGAAAGAAATCTATCGTACGGCTTGGAGCCATGACCACAACGTCACAGTGTCGGGATCTCAGAGCTTAGGAAACCCAAAAGAATATCTTCCTTGGCGTGTTTCTGCCGGCTATACCAATCAACAGGGTATCGTGAAGACCTCTAAGTTTGAGCGCTTCACTGCTGCATTGAACCTCAATCCACACTTGCTGAACGATCATCTTACGCTCAACATGAATGCCAAAGGCATGGTTGCCAAGAACCGTTATGCCGATGGTGACGCTATCGGTGCAGCTACACGCATGGACCCAACTCAGCCTGTTTATGACACAACTTCAGCTGACAAAGATAACTTCGGAGGATATTTTGCATGGCGTGGCCCCGGTGCTTCTCTCAATGATCCGACTTATCCTTTCAACAAAAACAGCCTTGCTCCCAACAACCCTGTTGCTGACTTGATGCTCAAGAACGACCGGGCTACGAGCCGAGACTTTATCGGTAATGCCGATGTTGACTATCAGGTACACGGCTTCGAAGACCTCCGCTTGCATGCAACTGCCGGTGCTGACATTGCAGAAGGTAAGCAAACTACAGACGTTGACCGTACATCTCCGTTGGCTTTCTACTTTGGTTCTACCGGTTTCAAGAAGTCGTTGAAGCGCAATCTGTTGCTCAATGCCTATGCACAGTACTATCATGACTTCAAAGATAAATATCAGAACCACTTTGATATCATGGCAGGTTATGAGTGGCAACACTTCTGGAGAAAGGAAACATCACGCTACCTATCTTATTATCCAAAGACTAACAGCGTGCATCCGGGTGAGCTTAACAGCGATTCCGGACAGGACTACAATGGTGATGGCAAGAAAGAAGACTACAAATATATGACAGAGAACTATCTCGTTTCATTCTTCGGGCGTGCCAACTGGAACTGGATGCAGCGCTATTATCTTACGGCAACTGTCCGTGCTGATGGTGCATCACGCTTCAAGAAGCACTGGGCTACATTCCCATCTTTCGCTTTCGCATGGCGCGTCAAAGATGAGAATAAGTTCAAAGAGATTAAATGGCTCTCTGATTTGAAACTGAGATTAGGTTGGGGTATGACCGGACAACAAGAAGGAATCGGCGACTATACCTACTTCGATATCTATCAGATTAACACAGGAACCAACAACTATTATCCTTTAACAGGTGACGGTTCAATGGTTCGTCCCGATGCAGTTAACAAGGATTTGACTTGGGAAACCACCACAACTTATAATGTAGGTCTCGACTGGGGTATCCTTGATCAGCGCCTCACAGGTAGCATTGATTGGTACTTCCGCAAGACAACCGACCTGTTGAATACGGTATATGTGCCCGCAGGTTCTAACTTCCGAAATCAGGTTTCATCGAATATCGGTAGTCTTACCAACACGGGTATCGAGGCAACTTTAAGCTGGACAATCCTCAATCAGCAGAATTCTAAAGACTGGTTCTGGAAAGTTGACTACAACTTTACTTACAACAAGAACAAGATTACGAAGCTAACCGGCGGTAGTTCAGACTACTATGTATCACCGGGTGGAATGGGAATATCCGCTGGAACGGGTCTAAACGTAGGCGCACATAAAGTCGGTTATCCTGCAAACTCATTCCTTGTATATCAGCAAGTGTATGATCAGAACGGCAAACCTATCGAAGGTGCTGTCGTAGATCGCAATGGAGATGGGCAGATTACAGATGCCGACCGCTACATCTACAAGCAGGCTGCACCTCCTGTTACTATGGGCCTGTCATCTCGTTTGGAGTATAAGAACTGGGATTTTGGCTTCAGTTTCCGTGCCAACATCGGCAACTATGTTTACAACGACAAGTATGCTGATCGTTCAAACATGAACCCTGCCGAGATTGTTGCACCCTCCAACTATCTCTCAAACCGTCCTCGTGCACTCCTGTCTGACAATTGGCAGACCTACGATGAGCGTGCTTTGCTGAGCGATCGCTGGATCCAGAATGCTTCATTCCTGAAACTTGACAACGTTACTTTAGGCTATAGTTTCAGCAAACTGTTCAATACAAGCATCTCAGGTCGCATTTATGGCACCGCTTCTAACCTATTAACGATTACCAAATATGACGGCATTGACCCTGAAGTTACAAACTTTGTTGACGGCAAATGGGTCATGGGAATTGACAATAATGTATATCCACGTCCGATGTCATTCATCCTTGGTGTCAACCTCAACTTCTAA
- a CDS encoding MFS transporter, which yields MNSGLTQKPDMKFWGLWNLSFGFFGVQIAYALQSANISRIFATLGADPHNLSYFWILPPLMGILVQPIVGTLSDKTWCRFGRRIPYLFIGAAMAVFVMCMLPNAGSLGLTLGAAMIFGLIALMFLDTSINMAMQPFKMLVGDMVNGKQKALAYSIQSFLCNAGSIVGFVFPFFLTKIGIRNDAPRGVIPDSVIWAFYGGAAILILCVLYTTLKVKEWNPQDYARYNGETKVAQDEKKEESNWLTLLKKAPATFWRVGLVQFFCWAAFMYMWVYANGTIADTCWGVDMQDAHASTSKAYQEAGNWVGMLYAVQAVGSVIWAMVLPQFKNRKLGYIVSLVLGAVGFSLVPFIHHPYVQFVSFLLIGCAWAAMLAMPFTFVTNALQGYGHMGAYLGLFNGTICVPQIIASLCGGGLLLLVGSNQTNMMFVAAVCLVLGALSVLTIKESK from the coding sequence ATGAATAGCGGATTGACACAAAAACCTGACATGAAGTTCTGGGGGTTATGGAACCTCAGCTTCGGTTTCTTCGGCGTACAGATAGCTTACGCCCTGCAAAGTGCAAACATTTCGAGAATCTTCGCCACGCTCGGCGCTGACCCTCACAACCTTAGTTATTTCTGGATATTGCCCCCGTTGATGGGCATTCTGGTGCAACCCATCGTCGGAACACTAAGTGATAAGACATGGTGTCGCTTCGGTCGCCGCATACCTTATTTATTTATAGGGGCAGCCATGGCTGTTTTCGTGATGTGCATGCTGCCCAATGCAGGGTCGTTAGGGCTCACCTTGGGAGCTGCCATGATATTCGGACTCATTGCATTGATGTTCCTCGACACGAGCATCAACATGGCCATGCAACCTTTCAAGATGCTCGTTGGTGACATGGTCAACGGAAAACAGAAAGCCTTAGCCTACAGTATTCAGAGCTTTCTCTGTAATGCCGGCAGTATCGTGGGCTTTGTTTTCCCTTTCTTCCTGACGAAAATCGGCATTAGAAATGATGCCCCCAGGGGTGTAATTCCCGACTCTGTCATCTGGGCTTTCTATGGCGGAGCGGCCATACTGATACTCTGTGTGCTCTATACTACGCTCAAAGTGAAAGAGTGGAACCCGCAGGATTACGCGCGATATAACGGTGAGACCAAGGTGGCTCAGGACGAAAAGAAAGAGGAAAGCAATTGGCTGACCTTGTTGAAGAAGGCACCTGCCACGTTTTGGCGTGTCGGATTGGTGCAGTTCTTCTGCTGGGCTGCGTTCATGTACATGTGGGTTTACGCCAATGGCACTATTGCCGACACCTGTTGGGGAGTCGACATGCAGGATGCCCACGCTTCAACTTCCAAGGCTTATCAGGAAGCCGGCAACTGGGTTGGCATGCTCTATGCTGTCCAGGCAGTAGGAAGTGTGATCTGGGCCATGGTACTTCCACAGTTCAAGAACCGCAAGTTGGGCTATATTGTGAGTCTTGTTCTTGGCGCAGTAGGCTTCTCTCTCGTGCCGTTTATCCATCATCCTTACGTTCAGTTCGTTTCATTCCTGCTCATAGGCTGTGCTTGGGCCGCGATGTTGGCCATGCCGTTCACCTTCGTTACGAATGCTCTTCAGGGCTATGGACATATGGGTGCCTACCTCGGACTGTTCAATGGAACTATCTGTGTGCCCCAGATTATAGCCTCACTCTGTGGCGGCGGTCTGCTGCTCTTGGTGGGCTCAAACCAGACCAACATGATGTTTGTGGCCGCAGTCTGCTTGGTATTGGGTGCGTTGAGCGTACTGACGATAAAGGAAAGCAAATGA
- a CDS encoding RagB/SusD family nutrient uptake outer membrane protein: MKKSIKNILPAAALLLSMGLSSCIGDLDVTPIDPNKNTKPNPDQLFTKCYADLALAGQSGPDGDCDIDGLDGGTTGFVRQLFNTNELPTDEAICNWGDPGIAEFNYISFDSNHPMAKGFYYRLYFGVTICNQYLATFAKVDETKTAEVRFLRALNYYYLMDLYGNVPFTEQVSAAAAPQYTRKQMYDYLEKELLEIEPKLSAATPKKSTEAGYGRVDKAAAWMLLARLYLNAQVYTGTAQWQKAAEYAKKVMDSNYKLYTGATKNGWTAYQQLFMGDNGENGASVEAIFPVLQDGKKTASFGTTLFLMASTFDAGVIVNSNGTAGNNTSENWAGNRARKSLVDKFFPNNNAPYVHANQMTAAAGDDRALFDALQADGNKRNIDQANADQVSVFSNGFAVAKFTNFHSDGSAGHDAKYPDTDFFLMRVAEAYLTYAEATARLNGNQTTTEGTAAVNALRKRAHAQERTGGSYTLDDILDEWSREFYFEGRRRSDLIRFGRFGGNNNYTWPWKGGVHEGTQIPATKNIYAIPTNDKNVNPNIKQNPGY; the protein is encoded by the coding sequence ATGAAAAAATCTATTAAGAATATACTTCCAGCTGCAGCACTACTGCTGTCTATGGGATTGAGTTCTTGTATAGGCGACCTTGATGTAACCCCGATTGATCCTAACAAGAACACTAAACCTAATCCCGATCAGCTATTTACCAAGTGTTACGCTGACCTCGCTTTAGCGGGTCAAAGTGGACCAGATGGAGACTGTGATATCGATGGTTTAGATGGTGGTACGACTGGTTTCGTACGCCAACTATTCAATACCAACGAGCTTCCTACAGACGAAGCAATCTGTAACTGGGGAGATCCTGGCATAGCAGAGTTCAATTATATCAGCTTCGATTCTAACCATCCAATGGCTAAAGGCTTTTATTATCGCCTGTATTTTGGCGTTACTATCTGCAATCAATACCTTGCAACCTTTGCTAAAGTGGATGAAACGAAGACAGCAGAAGTGCGTTTCCTGCGTGCATTGAACTATTATTATCTGATGGATCTTTATGGAAACGTGCCGTTTACAGAGCAAGTTTCTGCTGCAGCTGCACCTCAATACACGCGCAAACAGATGTATGATTACCTTGAGAAAGAGTTGCTTGAGATTGAACCGAAACTCTCTGCAGCCACTCCAAAGAAATCAACCGAAGCTGGTTATGGCCGTGTTGACAAGGCTGCTGCATGGATGTTACTGGCTCGTTTGTATCTCAATGCACAAGTTTATACGGGAACAGCACAGTGGCAAAAGGCTGCTGAATACGCTAAAAAGGTAATGGATTCCAACTATAAGCTTTATACCGGTGCGACAAAGAACGGCTGGACAGCTTACCAACAGCTCTTCATGGGCGACAATGGAGAGAACGGTGCTTCTGTCGAAGCAATCTTCCCTGTACTTCAAGACGGTAAGAAGACTGCTTCATTTGGTACGACTTTGTTCCTCATGGCCAGCACATTCGATGCCGGAGTCATTGTAAATTCAAACGGAACTGCAGGTAACAACACGTCAGAGAACTGGGCTGGTAACCGCGCTCGCAAGAGTTTGGTTGACAAGTTCTTCCCCAACAATAACGCACCTTACGTTCATGCCAACCAAATGACTGCTGCTGCAGGTGATGACCGCGCCCTCTTCGATGCATTACAAGCCGATGGTAACAAGCGCAACATAGATCAGGCAAATGCTGATCAGGTAAGTGTTTTCTCCAATGGTTTCGCAGTTGCCAAGTTCACTAACTTCCATTCAGACGGTTCTGCCGGTCATGATGCCAAGTATCCGGATACCGATTTCTTCCTGATGCGTGTTGCAGAGGCCTATCTCACCTATGCAGAAGCAACGGCACGCCTAAACGGTAATCAGACGACAACAGAGGGAACAGCTGCTGTTAATGCCCTCCGCAAACGTGCACATGCCCAAGAACGTACAGGCGGAAGCTATACTTTAGACGACATTCTCGATGAATGGAGCCGTGAATTCTACTTTGAAGGACGTCGTCGCAGCGACCTCATTCGCTTCGGACGCTTCGGTGGTAACAACAATTATACATGGCCTTGGAAGGGTGGTGTGCATGAAGGAACGCAGATTCCTGCTACAAAGAACATCTACGCCATACCTACAAACGACAAGAATGTCAATCCAAATATCAAACAGAACCCTGGTTATTAA
- a CDS encoding LacI family DNA-binding transcriptional regulator yields MKETSPITMKDIARELGVSVATVSRALKDSPRISQEKREAIKAFAEEHHFFRNVIAESLRNSRTKPVKVIGVIIPQFTHFYFSSILSGIEEEASARGYRIMVAQSNEKYGREVEICKSFYENKVCGIIVSQAKDTIQYDHFQHLIDHGVPLVFYDRICTGVNCSRVVVDDYMGAYTAVNYLIDTGCRKIAFYGSSMKLEITKNRYNGYHDAMVNKGLQPDERFVKLCDNRTDAEVITPDILANADRPDAFFAVNDDTAIGILYTAKRMGLRVPDDISICGFTNGQRAIACDPMLTTVEQRGMVVGEEAANILIGLTEGSIPKGKVEKRVVRTRLIVRGTTR; encoded by the coding sequence ATGAAAGAAACTTCGCCTATAACGATGAAAGATATAGCCCGCGAGCTTGGTGTTTCGGTGGCTACGGTGTCGCGCGCACTGAAAGACAGCCCCCGCATCAGCCAGGAGAAACGCGAGGCTATCAAGGCCTTTGCAGAAGAACATCATTTCTTTCGGAATGTCATTGCAGAGAGTTTGCGCAACAGTCGCACGAAGCCTGTCAAGGTTATTGGCGTCATTATCCCGCAGTTTACGCATTTCTATTTCTCTTCAATTCTTAGTGGTATTGAGGAAGAAGCATCTGCCCGAGGCTATAGAATCATGGTAGCGCAGAGCAATGAAAAGTATGGTCGCGAGGTAGAAATATGCAAGTCGTTTTATGAAAACAAGGTTTGTGGCATCATTGTGTCGCAGGCTAAGGACACCATTCAATACGATCATTTCCAGCATTTGATTGACCATGGCGTGCCATTGGTGTTCTATGACCGCATCTGCACAGGTGTCAATTGCAGCCGGGTCGTGGTAGATGATTACATGGGAGCCTATACAGCGGTGAACTATCTCATTGATACGGGATGCCGAAAGATTGCTTTCTATGGATCTTCCATGAAGCTTGAGATTACGAAAAACCGTTATAATGGCTATCATGATGCTATGGTCAATAAGGGATTACAGCCCGATGAACGGTTTGTCAAACTGTGTGACAACCGCACAGATGCCGAGGTTATCACACCTGACATCTTGGCCAATGCCGACCGTCCTGATGCATTCTTCGCCGTCAACGACGACACTGCAATCGGTATTCTCTATACCGCTAAGCGCATGGGGCTACGCGTTCCCGACGATATCAGCATCTGCGGGTTCACCAACGGACAGCGAGCTATCGCCTGTGATCCTATGCTTACGACGGTCGAACAGCGTGGAATGGTGGTGGGAGAAGAGGCCGCCAACATTCTCATTGGCTTGACAGAAGGCTCCATCCCCAAGGGTAAGGTGGAAAAACGCGTCGTCAGAACACGCCTGATTGTGAGGGGAACAACGCGATAG
- a CDS encoding SusF/SusE family outer membrane protein: MKNILKSTLLLMCGAFILASCADDNDSNPVLQKPTKFVLNTPALATNGTYDLANSSTVEFTCTQPDYGFPITTKYTIEVATKADMSNATSMSNSFKTAKMQVDAAEMAAALTEQAIKEGKTEADFPIDIPVYVRAKATPLTAMGSEIDSLNHSYAIQSNIVTLKHVHLAFSLPPVSLPEHIYITGSFNNWSWDNPLDMVMVNGVDHVYWHLVYIDGTGIKFNTAKKWDGNEKGFAGITVNASSELGSEIKDAGGNIASSNPGWYLMIVDAKVVGRDISYDVTFNKPNVYLIGTATPGAWAEEQPDQVFTVPTTKDGQFVSPAFANNTSGDAGLRVYAKIPGYDWWKSEFMVFDKKIKYRGNGGDQERVNATAGQKLYLNFTSETGEIK, translated from the coding sequence ATGAAAAATATATTAAAGTCAACCTTGTTACTCATGTGCGGAGCCTTTATTTTGGCCTCATGTGCAGACGACAACGACTCTAATCCGGTGCTTCAGAAGCCTACGAAGTTCGTCTTGAACACGCCCGCATTAGCAACAAACGGCACGTACGACCTCGCCAACTCATCGACAGTAGAGTTCACATGCACACAACCTGACTACGGGTTTCCTATCACAACGAAATACACTATCGAGGTAGCGACCAAGGCCGACATGTCGAATGCCACCTCAATGAGCAACAGTTTCAAGACTGCCAAGATGCAAGTTGACGCAGCAGAAATGGCAGCTGCACTGACCGAACAGGCCATAAAGGAGGGTAAAACCGAGGCCGATTTCCCTATTGACATTCCTGTTTATGTGCGTGCGAAAGCCACTCCACTGACTGCCATGGGCTCTGAAATCGACAGTTTGAACCACAGTTATGCCATACAGTCAAACATTGTGACGCTGAAACACGTTCATCTGGCCTTCTCATTGCCTCCGGTAAGTCTTCCTGAACATATCTATATTACGGGTAGTTTCAATAACTGGTCATGGGATAATCCATTGGATATGGTTATGGTTAATGGCGTTGACCACGTCTATTGGCATCTTGTTTACATTGACGGAACGGGTATCAAGTTCAACACTGCCAAGAAATGGGACGGCAACGAGAAAGGCTTTGCCGGCATTACTGTCAATGCTTCAAGTGAATTGGGCAGCGAAATCAAGGATGCAGGAGGCAATATTGCCTCGTCAAATCCTGGCTGGTATCTCATGATTGTAGATGCAAAGGTAGTAGGACGCGATATCAGTTACGACGTGACCTTCAATAAACCAAATGTATATCTCATTGGTACTGCCACACCAGGAGCATGGGCAGAGGAGCAACCTGATCAGGTTTTCACGGTTCCAACCACGAAAGATGGTCAGTTCGTTTCACCTGCTTTCGCCAATAACACAAGTGGTGACGCTGGTCTTCGTGTGTATGCAAAGATTCCTGGTTACGACTGGTGGAAGTCTGAGTTCATGGTATTCGACAAGAAGATCAAGTATCGTGGCAACGGAGGTGACCAGGAACGTGTCAATGCCACGGCCGGACAGAAGCTCTATCTGAACTTCACTTCTGAAACCGGAGAAATCAAGTAA